One genomic region from Lineus longissimus chromosome 6, tnLinLong1.2, whole genome shotgun sequence encodes:
- the LOC135489269 gene encoding cytochrome P450 27C1-like, with protein sequence MRRILSHHRRLHPVSAQFVRSVQAQADPTLQPPDHDKNFKSWRELPGPPKGFISTLIGYFTAMKEVNSGQMHVFYKNLSDTYGKMFKAEWPNMPPMVIMTDPTMVAELMRQEEKFPRRTYNGAWGEYRDRNGLSRGLLTSDDDTWWRYRKAIHKKMMRPKSVNEYGEQLDQVMVDLVEHIKRVKTKGDGIFVPNLANEFYRWGMEAACVVLFEKRFGCLEEKVNAQSQRFIDSIEKMFLTSMPLYNMLRLHKMFNTKTYRNHNDAWNGIFEIANKTIRSKMIELERSRSADEDEEMKGGVLSYLLAKKELTFDAIVANVTELMLAGVDTTSNSLCFAVHLLTKNPHTKDKLYNEVRHVVGDRSATTDDLQSMPYLRAVVKETLRYYPVVFLNVRETRVPITLGEYRVDAGVIVASNIYAMCRDPNTYKDPESFIPERWLRGSGDNINPFAAMPFGHGVRSCIGRRFAELELYLALIKILQHFDLKPHGDMSQLKPFNRTILSPGKIVPVEFHDRM encoded by the exons ATGAGGAGGATACTTTCGCACCACAGACGACTTCATCCGGTCAGTGCTCAATTCGTACGATCCGTGCAGGCCCAAGCAGATCCAACACTTCAGCCCCCGGACCATGACAAAAACTTTAAATCATGGCGAGAGCTACCCGGGCCACCAAAAGGGTTCATCTCCACCCTCATAGGTTACTTCACCGCTATGAAGGAAGTCAATTCTGGGCAGATGCATGTGTTTTAT AAAAACTTGAGCGACACATATGGGAAGATGTTTAAAGCAGAATGGCCCAACATGCCCCCTATGGTCATTATGACTGATCCTACCATGGTGGCAGAGCTGATGCGTCAAGAGGAGAAGTTTCCCCGCCGTACTTACAACGGTGCTTGGGGGGAATATCGGGATCGGAATGGTCTGAGTCGCGGTTTGCTCACAAG CGATGACGACACCTGGTGGCGGTACAGAAAAGCAATCCACAAGAAAATGATGCGTCCCAAGAGTGTGAACGAATATGGCGAGCAGTTAGATCAGGTGATGGTGGACTTGGTTGAGCATATCAAACGTGTAAAAACGAAGGGAGACGGTATTTTCGTGCCAAATCTTGCCAATGAATTCTACAGGTGGGGCATGGAAG CTGCATGCGTTGTTCTATTTGAGAAGCGTTTCGGATGCTTAGAGGAAAAAGTAAATGCCCAATCGCAGAGGTTTATTGATAGTATCGAGAAGATGTTTCTGACCTCTATGCCTCTCTACAATATGCTCAGGCTTCACAAGATGTTTAACACAAAGACGTATCGCAATCACAATGATGCCTGGAATGGCATATTCGAAATCG CAAATAAAACAATTCGGAGCAAGATGATCGAACTGGAGCGGTCGCGGTCTGCGGATGAGGATGAGGAGATGAAAGGAGGCGTACTTTCCTATCTCTTGGCGAAAAAAGAACTCACCTTTGATGCCATAGTGGCTAATGTAACAGAACTTATGTTAGCCGGCGTTGACACA ACATCCAACTCTCTTTGCTTTGCTGTGCACCTTCTGACAAAAAATCCACATACCAAAGACAAGCTCTATAATGAGGTTCGACACGTGGTTGGCGATCGGTCGGCCACAACGGACGACCTTCAAAGCATGCCGTATCTGCGAGCTGTGGTCAAAGAAACGTTGAG ATATTACCCAGTAGTATTCCTCAATGTACGTGAAACAAGAGTGCCGATAACGCTTGGTGAATACCGTGTAGACGCAGGG GTCATAGTCGCATCCAACATATATGCAATGTGTCGTGACCCCAATACTTATAAAGACCCAGAGAGTTTCATTCCTGAGCGTTGGCTCCGGGGAAGTGGCGATAACATCAATCCGTTCGCAGCGATGCCATTTGGTCACGGTGTGAGGAGTTGTATTGGCAGAAGGTTCGCGGAGCTGGAACTTTATCTTGCTCTTATTAAG atattacAACATTTTGACTTGAAGCCACATGGAGACATGTCACAGCTGAAGCCGTTTAACCGAACTATACTCTCGCCTGGTAAGATTGTGCCCGTCGAGTTTCACGACCGAATGTGA
- the LOC135489931 gene encoding uncharacterized protein LOC135489931, translating into MKDWGIIHIESSPGHHSANGRAEAAVKIAKQLLIKARKTRTDPNIALLELRNTPRENTGQSPTEMLLGHKTRSVIPYMEKGDIEVSKGRKMRKSAMKRSYDKKACALPKLSVGQSVYFEKKEKERWILGKVVQILGNRTYLIESRAGGVYRRNRSQMRHTSVPFVREPPFLFPPPPVSGSVNPTGNVDHSVERAPTIQPSHGFNETGASDSNPDESTSGAVQSTDAPTRRSSRVSKPPKYLADYVPK; encoded by the coding sequence ATGAAGGACTGGGGAATCATTCATATCGAGTCGTCCCCAGGACATCATTCTGCTAACGGTCGAGCAGAAGCCGCTGTAAAGATCGCAAAGCAACTTTTGATAAAGGCCCGGAAAACAAGAACTGATCCAAACATTGCCTTGCTAGAACTTAGGAACACTCCGAGAGAGAACACAGGACAAAGTCCTACAGAAATGCTCCTCGGACACAAAACTAGGTCAGTCATCCCATATATGGAAAAGGGCGACATTGAAGTGTCAAAGGGTAGAAAAATGCGCAAAAGTGCTATGAAACGAAGTTATGATAAGAAGGCATGCGCACTACCAAAGCTGTCAGTGGGACAGAGTGTTTATTTTGAGAAGAAGGAAAAGGAAAGGTGGATTCTTGGAAAAGTAGTTCAAATACTTGGCAATCGCACGTACTTGATAGAAAGTCGTGCTGGGGGAGTATACCGTCGCAACCGGTCTCAAATGCGACACACTTCTGTACCTTTTGTGCGCGAGCCACCATTCCTGTTTCCTCCTCCGCCTGTATCAGGATCTGTAAATCCTACTGGCAACGTTGATCATTCTGTTGAAAGAGCGCCAACAATTCAACCTTCTCATGGTTTTAATGAGACAGGCGCATCTGATTCAAATCCTGATGAGAGTACATCTGGTGCGGTTCAGTCCACTGATGCGCCAACAAGACGCAGTTCAAGAGTGAGCAAGCCGCCAAAATACCTAGCAGATTATGTTCCAAAGTGA